In Cicer arietinum cultivar CDC Frontier isolate Library 1 chromosome 1, Cicar.CDCFrontier_v2.0, whole genome shotgun sequence, one DNA window encodes the following:
- the LOC101504216 gene encoding glyceraldehyde-3-phosphate dehydrogenase GAPCP1, chloroplastic-like has product MAASSLLRSTLVSSSSSSSDRVKGLSSASSINSKSTRLHNSIFGTSISCESIVLQNCNARSIQPIRATATEIPLPVQKSSSAGKTRVGINGFGRIGRLVLRVATSRDDIDVVAINDPFIDAKYMAYMFKYDSTHGPFKGTIKILDDTTLEINGKQVKVVSKRDPAEIPWGDFGADYVIESSGVFTTIEKASSHLKGGAKKIIISAPSADAPMFVVGVNEKTYKPNMDIVSNASCTTNCLAPLAKVVHEEFGIIEGLMTTVHATTATQKTVDGPSMKDWRGGRGAAQNIIPSSTGAAKAVGKVLPELNGKLTGMAFRVPTPNVSVVDLTCRLQKNASYEDVKAAIKHASEGQLKGILGYTDEDVVSNDFVGDSRSSIFDAKAGIGLSKSFVKLVSWYDNEWGYSNRVLDLVGHMALVGAHN; this is encoded by the exons ATGGCCGCTTCTTCTCTTCTCAGATCTACTCTTGtctcttcatcatcttcttcctccgATCGCGTCAAG GGGCTTAGCAGTGCCTCAAGCATTAATTCAAAATCTACGAGGTTGCACAACAGCATATTTGGAACTTCAATTTCATGTGAATCAATCGTCTTACA AAACTGCAATGCCCGGAGTATACAGCCTATCAGAGCTACAGCAACAGAAATCCCTCTCCCTGTACAAA AATCAAGCAGTGCTGGGAAGACAAGAGTCGGAATAAATG GTTTTGGTAGAATTGGAAGGTTGGTGTTACGGGTAGCTACTTCCCGGGATGATATTGATGTTGTTGCAATTAATGATCCTTTTATTGATGCTAAATACATG GCGTACATGTTCAAGTATGATTCTACTCACGGACCATTCAAGGGAACTATTAAGATTTTGGATGACACTACTTTGGAAATTAATGGGAAGCAGGTTAAAGTTGTGAGCAAAAG AGATCCTGCAGAGATCCCTTGGGGTGATTTTGGGGCTGACTATGTGATAGAGTCTTCCGGAGTTTTTACAACAATAGAGAAAGCTTCATCACATTTGAAG GGTGGTGCCAAGAAAATCATAATATCAGCTCCATCTGCTGATGCGCCAATGTTTGTGGTAGGGGTGAATGAGAAGACGTACAAGCCCAACATGGACATTGTTTCTAATGCAAGCTGTACAACAAATTGTCTTGCTCCTCTTGCCAAG GTGGTTCATGAGGAGTTTGGCATAATTGAAGGTTTGATGACCACTGTGCATGCAACTACAG CAACACAAAAGACTGTAGATGGTCCTTCAATGAAGGATTGGAGAGGGGGAAGAGGAGCAGCTCAAAATATAATTCCAAGTTCAACTGGTGCTGCCAAG GCTGTTGGAAAAGTTCTTCCTGAGCTAAACGGAAAGCTCACTGGAATGGCATTTCGTGTACCTACTCCTAATGTCTCTGTTGTGGACTTGACTTGCCGGCTTCAAAAGAATGCTTCCTATGAAGATGTTAAAGCAGCAATTAA GCATGCTTCAGAGGGACAATTGAAGGGAATTCTTGGATACACAGATGAGGATGTTGTCTCTAATGACTTCGTTGGTGATTCAAG GTCGAGTATCTTTGATGCCAAGGCCGGGATTGGGCTTAGCAAGTCCTTCGTGAAGCTGGTCTCATGGTATGACAATGAGTGGGGTTATAG CAACCGAGTGCTCGACCTTGTAGGACATATGGCACTGGTGGGAGCCCACAATTGA